From the genome of Desulfovibrio sp. JY:
CTGGGGCTCCTGCCGAGCAACCAGATCAGCCCCTATCTGCCGCATTGCCGGGACGACCACGACGGCTTCGCCGACCTCGCCGGCGGCGAGGTGCGCCTGCTCGGCATCCCCGACGAATCCATCCGCCAGAACTACCTGCGGGCCGTCCGGGCGCTGCGCTTCTCGGCCAACTACAACATCCCGGTCGAGGCCAATACCCTCATTGCCATTCTGCGCGCCTCGCGCCGCATCCTCGACTACGTGTCGGTCAAAGACATCATGGACGAGTGGCGCAGGGTCGAGGCCGAAAACATGGCCACCTTCGTCGAACTGCTCTACGACACCATGATCCTGCACTGGTTTCTGCCCGAGGTGGCGACCCTTGCCCGCATCAAGCAGAAATCCGAGGAAGGCGTCGAATATACGCTGTTCGAGGAAACCCTCGCCGTCATGCGCCATTACCCCGAGGAGCTGCCCTACGACTGGTACGGCACCCTGGCCTGCCTGTTCCACGACGTGGGCAAGCTGCATACCGCCGAATACGCCGCGGGCGACCTGCATTTCTTCCAGCACCATCAGGTCGGGGCCAAGGTTACCCGCAAGATCCTTTCGCGCCTGGGCTTTCCCCCGGACGAGACCGACCTCGTCTGCAACCTCGTGCGCGGCCACATGCGCTTCCACTTCATGCTCACCGACCGGGGCATCCGCCGTTTCAAAGCCCTGGACCAGTACCCGCGCCTGATCGAAATGGCCCGGGCCGATATCAAGGCCGTTGGCGGCAACTACAAGGAATTCAACCACAATATCAAAATGCTCGAGCGTACCGAAACGCCCGAGGAGATGCTCGAACCGCTCTTGAACGGCGCCCAGATCATGCAACTGCTCGAACTCAAGCCCGGCCCGGCCGTGGGACTCATCCGCGACGCGCTGCTCAAGGCCCAAATCGCCGGCGACGTCACCAGCCTGGAAGAAGCCGAACACTTCGTACGCGATTCCTGGGAGAAGCAAGAGTTGCACTAAGGCTGGCGCTGCGGCTGCGCGCCTCCGGCGGCCAGGGGTGCTGCCCCTGGACCCCGGCAGGAGAGGCTCTGCCTCTCCTGCACCTCTCCGCCGGGGGGCTTGATGCCCCCCGGACCCCCCTTTACCGGGTTGGGATGGTGAAGCGGAGGAGGGCTGGGGCAGGGTTTTTTGGACGGCGGGAGACCGACGTTTGTTGCCGCAATCGGCCCGGCGGCACGAGGGGCTTTCGCCCCTCGACGCCGGACACGATTGCGGCAACAAGGTGCGCCAGCGGCGAAGCGCCGCATTGAAGAAGATACTTTTTCTGAATGTCGCCCCAAAGGGGCGACCGGCGTGGTGGCGGCGGAATTTATCCGGGGCGAGCTTGCCGCGTAGCGGCATGCACCGTCCCGGCAAATTCCGCCGCCATCTTCACCCAACCGCCTGACCGCGCGCCAATCCCGCTTCCGTCCGGCCAAAGCACACCGGATGGGGGGCCCGGGGGGCCCGTGGCCCCTCGGCGGGGCGCAGGGGCAGAGCCCCTGCCGGGGTCCGGGGCGGAGCCCCGCTCCAGTACCGACCACCGATACCGAAACCGACCGCCAGAACCGCTATGACGAACCTGATCGACCTGACGTTCCACGAGCTTGAGGCGCTGATCGTGTCGCTTGGCGAGCCGCCGTATCGGGCGCGCCAGGTCTGGCAGTGGTTGTGGCAGAAGGGCTGTCGCGACATCGGCCAGATGACGGACGTGTCCAAGGCGTTGCGGGCGCGGCTGGCCGAGGTGGCGGAGATTGTCTGGCCGGACGTGTTGCGGGTGCGCGAGAGCGCCGACGGCACGGTGAAGTTTTTGCTGGGGCTGTCGGATAGCGAGGCGGTGGAGTGTGTTTTGATCCCGGAGAAGGATCATTTCACGGCCTGCCTGTCGACCCAGGTGGGGTGCGCCATGGGGTGCGGGTTTTGCGCCACGGGCATGCTGGGATTTAAGCGCAACATGACGCCTGGGGAGATGCTCGGCCAGGTGCTGGTGGCGCGGCAGTATCTGCTGGATGCGGGCGAACGGCTGGCGTTGCGCAATCTGGTCTTCATGGGCATGGGCGAGCCCCTTCTCAATTACGACAATCTGGTCAAGACGCTTGAGGCGTTGCATCATCCGCAGGGCCTGGATTTTTCGGGCCGGCGCATCACGGTGTCCACGGCCGGGGTGCGGCGCAATCTGCTGGAGCTTGGCCGCATGGGGTTGTGTTCGCTGGCGATATCGCTTCATGCGCCGACGCAGGAGAAGCGGGCGAAGATCATGCCCGGGGCGGCCAAGCTGCCGCTTGCCGAGCTTATTGGAATTTTGCGGGAGTATCCGCTGAAGCCTCGGGAGCGGCTGACCTTCGAGTATCTGCTGCTCGACGGGGTCAACGATTCCGATGCCGACGCGCGGGAGCTGGTGCGGCTTCTGTCCACGGTCAAGGCCAAGGTGAATCTGATCGTGTACAATGCCACGCCGGGGCTGCCGTTTCGCCAGCCGGACGCCGGGCGCGTGGCGTCGTTCCAGGAGATTTTGAAGGCCAAGGGGATTACGACCACGATTCGCAAGAGCAAGGGGGCGGATATCGCGGCGGCCTGCGGGCAGTTGCGGGCCGAGGCGGAGTGCGCCGGGCGCGGCGACGCATAAAATTCGGCCGGCCACGCGGCGCTTGTCACCGATTTGCCGTTTGAGTAAGGTTATCTTCCTTTTTTGCGTAAATACCGGCTAAAGGAACAGTCCATGAAACGACCCGATTTCGCCAAGTGCGGCGGCCTCGTCCCCGCCATCGCCCAGGAAGCCTGCACCGGCGAGGTGCTCATGATGGCCTACATGAACGAAGAGGCCTACGATAAAACCCTTGAAACCGGCGAGGTGCATTACTTTAGCCGCAGCCGGCAGAAACTCTGGCATAAGGGCGGCACGTCCGGCCATGTCCAGAAAGTCCAGTCCGTGCGCCTGGACTGCGATGCCGACACCATCCTGGTCCTGGTGGAGCAGATCGGCGGCGCGGCTTGTCACGAAGGCTACAAGTCCTGCTTTTTCACCGAGATCACAAACGACGGCGAGCGCACCTGTTCGCCCAAGGTTTTCGATCCCAAGGAGGTCTATAAATAAATGTCCGCCAGCAACATGCTCAAACTCGGCATTCCCAAAGGCTCCCTCCAGGACGCCACCATCGCGCTGTTCGAGAAATCCGGATGGAAGATCCGGATGCATCACCGCAATTATTTTCCTGAAATCAATGACCCGGAGCTGACCTGCTCCATGTGCCGCGCCCAGGAAATGTCCCGCTACGTCGAATCCGGGACCCTCGACTGCGGCCTGACCGGCAAGGACTGGATTCTCGAAAACGAGTCCGACGTGGTGGTCGTTTCCGACCTCGTCTACTCCAAGGTCAGCAACCGCCCGGCCCGCTGGGTCCTGGCCGTGGCTGCCGACGCCCCCTACAAGCGTCCCGAGGACCTGGCCGGCAAGAAGATCGCCACCGAGCTGGTCAATTTCACCAAGAAGTATTTCGCCGGCGCGGGCGTGCCCGTGGAGGTGGAATTCTCCTGGGGCGCGACCGAGGCCAAGGTGGTCGAAGGGCTGGCCGACGCCATCGTGGAAGTCACCGAGACCGGCACCACGATCAAGGCCCATGGCCTGCGCATCATCTCCGAGCTGCTTTTGACCAACACCCAGCTGATCGCCAACAAGAAATCCTGGGAAGATCCGTTCAAGCGGCGCAAGATCGAGGTCATCAACATGCTGCTCCAGGGCGCGCTGTGCGCCGAGGGCCTCGTCGGGCTCAAGATGAACGTGCCCGAGGAGAAGATGCCCGACATCATGGCGCTTCTGCCGAGCCTCACCTCCCCGACCGTGGCCAATCTCTACAACAAGAACTGGCTGTCCATCGAGATCGTGGTGGGCGAGGGCACCGTGCGCGACCTGATCCCCAAGCTCCACGACCTGGGCGCCGAGGGCATCATCGAATACGCGCTCAATAAGGTTATTTAAGTAAGAGCTGCCGGGGGGAAACCTTTCAAGAAAGGTTTCCCCCTGGACCCCCTTTCCAAAGACTTTTAACGGTGACAGGTTGTTAGCGTTAAAAGTTTTGGGGAGAGGAGAGCGCGAGAGGGGGCCCTTTTTAAAAAAAGGGCCCCCTCTCGCATTCTTCACTCCAGAAATTTAATAATGATACCTGCAGGCTATGATGACGCAGTCGCCGTCCTCGATCAGGTAGACGAGGCGGTGTTCCATGTCGATGCGCCGCGACCAGCAGCCGGCCAGATCGAATTTGAGCGGCTCGGGCTTGCCCGTGCCGGAAAAGGGCTCGCGCAGTATTTCCCGGATCAGCGCATTGATCTTTTTGCATTTGGCCTTGTCCCGGGCCTGCCAGGAAAGGTAGTCCTCCCAGGCTTGCGGCGTCCAGACGAGGCGCATGCGGTCAGTCCTCGATCAGGGCGTGGGGCTTCGTTTCCCCGGCCCGGGCCCTGGCCAGGCTTTCCCGCAGCCGGGCGGCGTTGGTCGGGCTTTGCAGCAGGTAGGCGGTTTCCTCGATGGCGTTGTAGTCGGCAAGACTCATCAGTACCACGGCCTGGGCCTTTTGCCGGGTGATGATGACCGGCGCGTTGTCCTGGCAGACCCGGTCCATGGTCGCGGCCAGATGTTCCCGGGCATGGGTGTAGGTGATGGCATCCATGTGATGGCTCCCGGACGGTTTTTGTCGTCCTTTTTAGATCTGTACGAATTTCTGTACAGGAGTCAAGGGGGGCCTACCGCTCGGGCAGGTTGGGGATGATCTGGTTGGCGGCGGCGATCAGGCTGTTGCGCAGGGTCGGCTCGCTGTTGAGAAACTGGGCCACGGCCGTGGCCAGGGGCTCGGGAATGCCCGTGACGTCGCGCACGCCCAGGCGCGCGTCCACGGCCCGCCGGCTTTTCTTGTCGATGCGCACCATCGGGGCCAGATGAAATCGCACATTGACCGGGTCGGAGCCGGAATAGAGTCGGCAGCGCACTTCCTGCTGGGGCAGGGGCACGTCCCCGCCGGCATGGACCCGGGCAATGACCGAGGAGCGCGTGGCGGTGAGGTCGGCGGCGCAGGACAGGTCCGTCAAGAAGCCGAAGGTGCTGGATTCGAGCTTGCCCCGGGTGGCGGCGTCCAGGCGGAACCCGGTGCGGCAGTTGATGTGCTCGGCTCGCGGGTTGTCGAACACCTTTTGGCAGGTGTCGCCCTCCAGGGTGACGCCGGCCGTGGCGGGCGCGGTAACGGCCAGGGTGGCCAGAGCGACGCAACACAGCAGGGCAAGAGGGCGTGACATGGGGCTTGGCTCCGGAAGGCGTTAAAAAGAGGGCAGGGCACACCTATCCCCGGACGCGGGCGGGAGCAAGGGGCCGGTTATTTCTTTTCCTGGCCGCGCTTGCCGGCCTCCCAGACGAGTCGGCCGATGCGCTGGCCGAGATCGGCCTGCCGGGCGCGCACCAGGGCCTCGGCCGCCTCGGGATTGCCCTGGGATTTGAGCAGACTGGCCGATTCCAGGTCGCGCAGGTGCCGGGCGCATTCCTTGATCAGGCCCGACAGGTCGAGGGTTTCGATCTCCGGCGGCACCCGCACCGAACGGACCTTGTTTTGCATGCCGGCCTCCCGTTTTCGAAACGAAATACGAAAAGTCCCGCTCTTGTCAACGCATGTCGGGCGATACCCCGGCCGGCTTCCCTCTTGAGGGATCGGGCAAGCTCGGGTAGCGTTGCCGGCGTATAACGGAAAGGGCGTTGGCCCAGGGCAATGGGAGGAGGAGCATGGCACTGACGCGCGGCGATAAAATGATCATTCTCGGCGCGGTGGCGCTGGCCGCGACCGTGGTTTTGGGTCTGGCCATCCTCAAACGCCCCGGCCTTTTTTCCGGCGGCAAGGAACCGGTGGCCAATATCGCCCCGGCCCCGACCGCCGCAACACCCGCGCCGCCGGCTCCGGCCGCCGTGTCGGCTCCTGTGGCGGCCCCGGCCGCCGCGCCCGTGCAGCCGGTCCAGCCCGCGCCGGCGGCGCCGCCCGTTCCCCAGGTCGCCGCGCCGCAAGCCGCGCCGGCCGCAGCCGAAAAGACGCCCGTCCCGGCCGGGCAGACGCCGCAGGGCGTGGCATCCGGCCCGCAGGACGCCGCCAAGCCGGCCGCTCCAGGAGACGAGACCCTGGAAAAGATGTTCGCGGAAATATCCGGCGACGCCGCGCCGTCGGAAAAGCCCGGCGAGGCCAAACAGGCTTCGCCCAAGGCCGCTCCCTCGCCCGAGCCCAAGGCCGCGCCGGCTCCCGGGGAGAACCCGACGCCGCCGGCCGCCGTGTCCGAGGGCGCCCCGGCCGCCGCCCCGGCCAAGGCCGAGGCCAAGGCCCCACCTGCCGCGACCAAACCGGCCAAGGACAAAAACGGTGCCGGGGGCAAGGCCGATGCCAAGGCCAAGCACGAGCCTG
Proteins encoded in this window:
- the hisI gene encoding phosphoribosyl-AMP cyclohydrolase, yielding MKRPDFAKCGGLVPAIAQEACTGEVLMMAYMNEEAYDKTLETGEVHYFSRSRQKLWHKGGTSGHVQKVQSVRLDCDADTILVLVEQIGGAACHEGYKSCFFTEITNDGERTCSPKVFDPKEVYK
- the hisG gene encoding ATP phosphoribosyltransferase, translating into MSASNMLKLGIPKGSLQDATIALFEKSGWKIRMHHRNYFPEINDPELTCSMCRAQEMSRYVESGTLDCGLTGKDWILENESDVVVVSDLVYSKVSNRPARWVLAVAADAPYKRPEDLAGKKIATELVNFTKKYFAGAGVPVEVEFSWGATEAKVVEGLADAIVEVTETGTTIKAHGLRIISELLLTNTQLIANKKSWEDPFKRRKIEVINMLLQGALCAEGLVGLKMNVPEEKMPDIMALLPSLTSPTVANLYNKNWLSIEIVVGEGTVRDLIPKLHDLGAEGIIEYALNKVI
- the rlmN gene encoding 23S rRNA (adenine(2503)-C(2))-methyltransferase RlmN translates to MTNLIDLTFHELEALIVSLGEPPYRARQVWQWLWQKGCRDIGQMTDVSKALRARLAEVAEIVWPDVLRVRESADGTVKFLLGLSDSEAVECVLIPEKDHFTACLSTQVGCAMGCGFCATGMLGFKRNMTPGEMLGQVLVARQYLLDAGERLALRNLVFMGMGEPLLNYDNLVKTLEALHHPQGLDFSGRRITVSTAGVRRNLLELGRMGLCSLAISLHAPTQEKRAKIMPGAAKLPLAELIGILREYPLKPRERLTFEYLLLDGVNDSDADARELVRLLSTVKAKVNLIVYNATPGLPFRQPDAGRVASFQEILKAKGITTTIRKSKGADIAAACGQLRAEAECAGRGDA
- a CDS encoding HD domain-containing protein, with the protein product MAQPFKDANAICKTIMRNGYDAYVINAVLQEKALDPAAPELDLATDVPLSELQKLFPETEAVSQDGSYARVRSGDTLLNFHPADTADASHPEETVARLTRRMIDRLDALGLLPSNQISPYLPHCRDDHDGFADLAGGEVRLLGIPDESIRQNYLRAVRALRFSANYNIPVEANTLIAILRASRRILDYVSVKDIMDEWRRVEAENMATFVELLYDTMILHWFLPEVATLARIKQKSEEGVEYTLFEETLAVMRHYPEELPYDWYGTLACLFHDVGKLHTAEYAAGDLHFFQHHQVGAKVTRKILSRLGFPPDETDLVCNLVRGHMRFHFMLTDRGIRRFKALDQYPRLIEMARADIKAVGGNYKEFNHNIKMLERTETPEEMLEPLLNGAQIMQLLELKPGPAVGLIRDALLKAQIAGDVTSLEEAEHFVRDSWEKQELH
- a CDS encoding AMIN domain-containing protein; its protein translation is MALTRGDKMIILGAVALAATVVLGLAILKRPGLFSGGKEPVANIAPAPTAATPAPPAPAAVSAPVAAPAAAPVQPVQPAPAAPPVPQVAAPQAAPAAAEKTPVPAGQTPQGVASGPQDAAKPAAPGDETLEKMFAEISGDAAPSEKPGEAKQASPKAAPSPEPKAAPAPGENPTPPAAVSEGAPAAAPAKAEAKAPPAATKPAKDKNGAGGKADAKAKHEPAASKPAAAPAKAAGGTEAAPKPKPAVAAAKTAAKPAAKPAAAPHKATDKSVAALGRVIRVIGEEKPGFYELVIQTTKPPASFTKMFLTNPPRMVLDIAGSWDYHGASASDTGGAFIRRIRIGRHADLFRVVLDMAPDAPARLRGAPTVTRVPEGVALRIPK
- a CDS encoding type II toxin-antitoxin system prevent-host-death family antitoxin, which encodes MDAITYTHAREHLAATMDRVCQDNAPVIITRQKAQAVVLMSLADYNAIEETAYLLQSPTNAARLRESLARARAGETKPHALIED
- a CDS encoding Txe/YoeB family addiction module toxin gives rise to the protein MRLVWTPQAWEDYLSWQARDKAKCKKINALIREILREPFSGTGKPEPLKFDLAGCWSRRIDMEHRLVYLIEDGDCVIIACRYHY